From the Pseudodesulfovibrio alkaliphilus genome, one window contains:
- the proC gene encoding pyrroline-5-carboxylate reductase encodes MPSKIGFIGVGNMGSAIIRGLASRDVVLHGVDHDTARLKAMVEEVGLIAHASPHNLVRECDIVILAVKPQHAEPLVKEIATELDGSKCLVSICAGITQTMFKDWTGGLCPVVRVMPNTPALVGEGVFAVCLDDNDLSDAMRSAIPGLFEGIGQVHVLPEKLFDAFTGVIGSGPAYVFYFMEALVESAVALGLSRPQATQMVKGLFSGSARLAAESDLSITQLREMVTSPGGTTIRALTHFDRQGVRGSIIDGAFESYLRSVELGE; translated from the coding sequence ATGCCCAGTAAAATCGGGTTCATCGGTGTTGGCAACATGGGTTCGGCCATCATCCGGGGGCTGGCCTCCCGCGATGTGGTCCTGCACGGCGTGGACCACGACACGGCCCGGCTCAAGGCCATGGTCGAGGAGGTCGGTCTAATCGCTCACGCCTCTCCCCACAATCTGGTGCGCGAGTGCGACATCGTCATACTGGCCGTCAAGCCCCAGCACGCGGAACCCCTGGTCAAGGAGATCGCCACCGAGCTTGACGGCTCCAAGTGCCTCGTCTCCATCTGCGCGGGCATCACTCAGACCATGTTCAAGGACTGGACCGGGGGGCTGTGCCCGGTGGTGCGCGTCATGCCCAACACCCCAGCCTTGGTGGGCGAAGGTGTTTTTGCCGTCTGCCTGGACGACAATGACCTTTCGGATGCGATGCGCTCGGCCATTCCCGGTCTGTTCGAGGGCATCGGCCAAGTCCACGTCCTGCCCGAGAAGCTCTTCGACGCCTTTACCGGCGTTATCGGCTCCGGCCCGGCCTACGTCTTCTACTTCATGGAGGCCTTGGTGGAGTCTGCCGTCGCCCTCGGACTATCACGGCCACAGGCCACTCAGATGGTCAAGGGACTCTTCTCCGGCTCGGCCCGGCTGGCCGCTGAGAGTGACCTGTCCATCACCCAGCTTCGGGAGATGGTCACCTCGCCCGGCGGAACCACCATCCGCGCCCTGACCCACTTTGATCGCCAAGGCGTGCGCGGCTCCATCATCGACGGTGCCTTCGAGTCTTATCTGCGCAGCGTCGAGCTTGGCGAATAG
- the ndk gene encoding nucleoside-diphosphate kinase produces the protein MAIEQTFSIIKPDAVERNLIGDILKMITDSGLRIKGMKMIHMDRAKAEGFYAVHRERPFFGELVDYMISGPVVVSCLEGENAIEKYRALMGATNPADAAPGTIRAAFGQNIQNNACHGSDGPDTARTEVAYFFDKEELVG, from the coding sequence ATGGCTATCGAACAGACCTTTTCCATCATCAAACCCGACGCTGTCGAGCGCAACCTCATTGGCGACATCCTCAAGATGATCACCGACTCCGGCTTGCGCATCAAGGGGATGAAGATGATCCACATGGACCGCGCCAAGGCAGAGGGCTTCTACGCCGTGCACAGGGAGCGCCCCTTCTTCGGCGAGTTGGTGGACTACATGATCTCCGGCCCGGTGGTGGTCTCCTGCCTTGAAGGCGAGAACGCCATCGAGAAGTACCGCGCCCTGATGGGGGCCACCAACCCGGCTGACGCCGCGCCCGGTACCATCCGCGCCGCCTTTGGCCAGAACATCCAAAACAATGCCTGCCACGGTTCCGACGGTCCAGACACCGCCAGGACCGAGGTGGCCTACTTTTTCGACAAGGAAGAATTGGTGGGATAA
- a CDS encoding ABC transporter ATP-binding protein, which produces MIRISGITKAFHKGDVNEIKALSNISLKMAEGDFITVIGSNGAGKSTFLNALAGSFPLDGGRILLGGDDVTAWPEHRRASLIGRVFQDPLLGTCAGASIEQNLAMALKRGQRRGLGLGVKAADRALFREKLALLGLGLEDRLKTTTGLLSGGQRQALTMLMATLVRPRLLLLDEHTAALDPKTGAMVLDLTAEIVESQNLSALMVTHNMAQAISLGNRLVMFHRGEIVLDIAGAEKQNLKVEDLLRRFSELRGGEGVSDRMLLC; this is translated from the coding sequence ATGATCCGCATTTCCGGCATCACCAAGGCGTTTCATAAAGGCGACGTTAATGAAATCAAGGCATTGAGCAACATCAGTCTGAAGATGGCCGAGGGCGATTTCATCACCGTCATCGGCTCCAACGGCGCGGGAAAATCGACCTTTCTCAACGCCCTGGCCGGATCGTTTCCCCTGGACGGAGGGCGCATCCTGCTGGGCGGAGATGATGTGACGGCTTGGCCCGAGCATCGGAGAGCCTCGCTCATTGGCCGGGTGTTTCAGGACCCACTGCTTGGCACCTGCGCAGGTGCGTCCATCGAGCAAAATCTGGCCATGGCGCTTAAACGCGGCCAGCGTCGGGGACTGGGCCTTGGCGTCAAGGCTGCCGACCGAGCTCTGTTTCGCGAGAAACTCGCCCTATTGGGCCTGGGGCTTGAAGACAGACTCAAGACCACCACCGGCCTGCTCTCCGGCGGGCAGCGCCAAGCCCTGACCATGCTCATGGCCACCCTGGTGCGCCCCCGTCTGCTGCTGCTCGACGAGCATACTGCCGCCCTGGACCCAAAGACAGGGGCCATGGTGCTCGACCTGACCGCAGAGATTGTCGAGTCGCAGAACCTTTCGGCCCTGATGGTCACCCACAACATGGCCCAGGCCATTAGCTTGGGCAACCGGCTGGTCATGTTTCATCGCGGCGAAATCGTGCTCGATATTGCCGGGGCGGAAAAACAAAATCTCAAGGTCGAGGATCTGCTTCGCCGTTTTTCCGAGTTGCGCGGAGGCGAGGGCGTTTCCGACCGCATGCTGCTCTGCTAG
- a CDS encoding ABC transporter permease — MTSYALLGAIEQGFAYGLMVVGVYLTFRVLDFPDLTVDGSLPLGASVSAVAITAGHPPVLAVLMASGAGFMAGAVTGVLNTKFRILHLLASILTMIALYSINLRIMGRPNMTLLGQDTVVDWFAAASGLMPHVSTPLLFGLVCVAALAVLVWFLHTELGLAFLATGDNKQMITSQGVNTDTIIIFGVGLSNALVAASGALVAQNQGAADVNMGVGTIIAGLASVIIGETVFGHKTITRALIAALLGSILYRVAIALALGMRLGDFAITPSDLNLITALLVVIALVMPQIKARTKRIMAGRVK, encoded by the coding sequence ATGACCAGCTATGCACTCCTCGGCGCCATCGAACAGGGATTCGCCTACGGCCTTATGGTGGTCGGCGTCTACCTGACCTTCCGGGTGCTCGATTTCCCGGACCTGACCGTGGACGGCAGTCTGCCGTTGGGGGCCTCGGTTTCGGCAGTGGCCATCACTGCCGGTCATCCCCCGGTCCTGGCCGTGCTCATGGCCTCTGGGGCCGGATTCATGGCAGGAGCCGTCACAGGCGTGCTCAACACCAAGTTCAGGATACTCCATCTGCTGGCATCCATCCTGACCATGATTGCGCTCTACTCCATCAACCTGCGCATCATGGGGCGGCCAAACATGACCCTGCTCGGCCAGGATACGGTGGTGGACTGGTTCGCCGCAGCAAGCGGGCTTATGCCGCATGTTTCCACGCCCCTGCTTTTCGGCCTTGTCTGCGTGGCCGCTCTGGCCGTGCTCGTCTGGTTCCTGCATACCGAGCTGGGTCTCGCCTTCCTGGCCACGGGCGACAACAAGCAGATGATCACCAGTCAGGGCGTGAACACCGACACCATCATCATTTTCGGCGTGGGCCTGTCAAACGCCCTGGTGGCCGCCTCGGGTGCCCTGGTGGCCCAGAATCAAGGCGCGGCTGACGTGAACATGGGGGTTGGGACCATTATCGCCGGGCTGGCCTCGGTCATCATCGGCGAGACCGTGTTCGGCCACAAGACCATCACCCGCGCCCTGATCGCCGCTCTGCTCGGCTCCATTCTCTACCGTGTGGCCATCGCCCTGGCCTTGGGGATGCGGCTTGGCGATTTCGCCATCACTCCGAGCGATCTGAACCTGATCACCGCGCTGCTGGTGGTCATCGCCCTGGTCATGCCCCAGATCAAGGCCAGAACGAAACGCATCATGGCCGGGAGGGTGAAATGA